The Canis lupus familiaris isolate Mischka breed German Shepherd chromosome X, alternate assembly UU_Cfam_GSD_1.0, whole genome shotgun sequence genome has a segment encoding these proteins:
- the DGAT2L6 gene encoding diacylglycerol O-acyltransferase 2-like protein 6: MAFLFRLDLQECLQTLAVLQWIPVYIFLGAIPVLLIPYFLVFTKLWILSVLTLAWLAYDWNTHSQGGRRSAWVRNWTLWKYFQNYFPIKLVKTHDLPPKHNYIIANHPHGIVSYGVFINFATEATGFAQIFPAITPSIGTLEWIFWIPIVRDYVMSMGVCPVSGLALKYLLTQKDSGNAVVIVVGGAAEALLCRPGVSTIYLKERKGFVKLALKTGAYLVPSYSFGENEVHNQETFPEGTWIRFFQKTFQATFKKILGLNFCTFHGRGLTRDSWGFLPFNRPITTVVGEPLPIPKIKRPNKKTVDKYHALYISALRKLFDQHKVQYGLPETQELTII; the protein is encoded by the exons GAGCGATTCCTGTTTTGCTTATACCCTACTTTCTGGTGTTCACTAAATTATGGATCTTGTCTGTGCTCACCTTAGCCTGGCTCGCCTATGATTGGAATACCCACAGTCAAG GTGGTAGGCGTTCAGCTTGGGTACGTAATTGGACCCTCTGgaagtattttcaaaattatttcccaATAAAG CTGGTGAAGACTCATGACCTCCCTCCCAAACACAACTATATTATTGCCAATCACCCCCATGGGATTGTTTCTTATGGTGTGTTCATCAACTTTGCTACTGAGGCCACTGGCTTTGCTCAAATTTTTCCAGCCATCACTCCTTCCATAGGGACCTTGGAATGGATTTTCTGGATCCCCATTGTGCGAGACTATGTGATGTCAATGG GTGTGTGCCCAGTGAGTGGCTTGGCCTTGAAGTATTTGCTGACCCAGAAAGACTCAGGCAATGCTGTGGTTATTGTGGTGGGTGGAGCTGCTGAAGCCCTCTTGTGCCGACCGGGAGTCTCTACCATCTACCTTAAAGAACGTAAAGGTTTTGTGAAGTTGGCACTGAAGACAGG AGCATACCTTGTCCCTTCTTATTCCTTTGGAGAGAATGAGGTTCACAATCAAGAGACCTTCCCTGAAGGCACATGGATAAGGTTCTTCCAAAAAACCTTCCAGGCCACATTCAAAAAAATCCTGGGATTAAATTTCTGTACCTTCCATGGTCGGGGCCTCACTCGAGACTCCTGGGGCTTCCTTCCTTTCAATCGGCCCATTACCACTGTTG TTGGGGAGCCCCTGCCAATCCCCAAGATTAAGAGGCCAAACAAGAAGACAGTGGACAAGTACCATGCACTCTACATCAGTGCCCTGCGCAAGCTGTTTGACCAGCACAAAGTTCAATATGGCCTTCCTGAGACCCAGGAGCTGACAATCATATAA